From the Hymenobacter yonginensis genome, one window contains:
- a CDS encoding sugar phosphate isomerase/epimerase family protein has protein sequence MNTIKGPGIFLAQFLSDQAPFNNLDSICAWAAGLGYKGVQLPTTDPRIIDLQLAAESQTYADELKGRVQAAGLEITELSTHLQGQLVAVNPVYDALFDGFAPEAVRGNPKARQQWAVQQLKYAAQASQRLGLTAHATFSGALLWPYLYPWPQRPAGLVEDGFAELGRRWRPILDAFDACGVDVCYEVHAGEDLHDGVSYERFLAEVDQHPRACLLYDPSHFVLQCLDYLEYIDIYHERIRAFHVKDAEFRPNGRQGAYGGYQSWTDRAGRFRSLGDGQVDFKAIFSKLTQYDYPGWAVLEWECALKHPEDGAREGAPFIQNHLIRVTDKAFDDFAASGIDQSLNHQLLGL, from the coding sequence ATGAATACCATCAAAGGCCCCGGCATCTTTCTGGCGCAGTTCCTCAGCGACCAGGCCCCGTTCAACAACCTGGACAGCATCTGTGCCTGGGCGGCCGGGCTGGGCTACAAGGGCGTGCAGCTCCCCACCACCGACCCGCGCATCATCGACCTACAGCTGGCCGCCGAAAGCCAGACCTACGCCGACGAGCTGAAGGGCCGGGTGCAGGCGGCGGGGCTGGAAATCACGGAGCTGTCCACGCACCTGCAAGGGCAGCTGGTGGCCGTGAACCCGGTGTATGATGCCCTGTTTGACGGCTTCGCGCCGGAAGCCGTGCGCGGCAACCCGAAGGCCCGGCAGCAGTGGGCGGTGCAACAGCTGAAGTACGCCGCCCAAGCCTCGCAGCGGCTGGGGCTCACGGCCCACGCCACCTTCAGCGGGGCGCTGCTCTGGCCCTACCTGTACCCCTGGCCCCAGCGGCCGGCTGGCCTCGTGGAGGATGGCTTTGCCGAGCTGGGCCGGCGCTGGCGACCGATTCTGGATGCCTTTGACGCGTGCGGGGTGGATGTGTGCTACGAGGTGCACGCCGGCGAAGACCTGCACGACGGCGTCAGCTACGAGCGGTTTTTGGCCGAAGTAGATCAGCACCCGCGTGCCTGCTTGCTCTACGACCCCTCGCACTTCGTGCTGCAGTGCCTCGATTACCTGGAGTACATCGACATCTACCACGAGCGGATCCGGGCGTTTCACGTCAAGGATGCCGAGTTCCGGCCCAACGGGCGGCAGGGCGCGTACGGCGGCTACCAGAGCTGGACCGACCGCGCCGGCCGCTTCCGCTCCCTCGGCGACGGGCAGGTGGATTTCAAGGCCATTTTCAGCAAGCTCACCCAGTACGACTACCCCGGCTGGGCCGTGCTGGAGTGGGAGTGCGCCCTCAAGCACCCCGAAGACGGTGCCCGCGAAGGCGCGCCCTTCATTCAGAACCACCTCATCCGCGTCACCGATAAGGCCTTCGACGATTTCGCCGCCTCCGGCATCGACCAATCCCTCAACCACCAGCTTCTCGGTCTCTAA
- a CDS encoding Gfo/Idh/MocA family protein has translation MKLRLGMIGGGQGSFIGAVHRMAAAMDGLYELTAGAFSSNPATSRATGQELALDAGRVYDSYQQLLEQEAQRPAQERVQVISIVTPNHLHFAPAKMALELGFDVVLDKPMTFSLAEARELAAVVQATGRRLCLTHTYTGYPMLKEARHLVASGALGTVRKVYVEYPQGWLSSFKEGNADNKQAAWRTDPARSGVAGAMGDIGTHAFNLAEYVSGLEVSQLCADIHTVVPGRQLDDDGAVLLQFAGGASGVLVATQVAAGEENNLRLRIYGEKGGLEWQQADANTLLVKWPDRPTEIRRTGAGYLCAAARHNSRIPPGHPEGYLEAFANLYRNFALTLRADLGGPPAPPEAADYPGIRDGLRGMAFIETVIASGRSAQKWTDFPAIESLEQRT, from the coding sequence ATGAAATTACGCTTGGGCATGATTGGCGGGGGGCAGGGCTCCTTTATCGGGGCGGTGCACCGCATGGCGGCGGCGATGGACGGGCTGTACGAGCTGACGGCTGGGGCCTTCAGCAGCAACCCGGCTACCTCCCGCGCCACCGGCCAGGAGCTGGCCCTGGACGCCGGGCGGGTGTATGATTCGTACCAGCAGCTGCTGGAGCAGGAGGCGCAGCGGCCGGCCCAGGAGCGGGTGCAGGTAATCAGCATTGTGACGCCCAACCACCTGCACTTCGCGCCCGCCAAAATGGCTTTGGAGCTGGGCTTTGATGTGGTGCTGGATAAGCCCATGACGTTTTCCCTGGCCGAGGCCCGGGAGCTGGCCGCCGTGGTGCAGGCCACCGGCCGTCGGCTCTGCCTCACGCACACCTACACCGGCTACCCCATGCTCAAGGAAGCCCGCCACCTGGTAGCGTCGGGGGCGCTGGGCACTGTGCGCAAGGTGTACGTGGAGTACCCACAGGGCTGGCTCAGCAGCTTCAAGGAAGGCAACGCCGACAACAAGCAGGCCGCCTGGCGCACCGACCCCGCCCGCAGCGGCGTGGCCGGGGCCATGGGCGACATCGGCACCCACGCCTTCAACCTGGCCGAGTACGTGAGCGGGCTGGAAGTAAGCCAGCTTTGCGCCGACATCCACACCGTGGTGCCCGGCCGCCAGCTCGACGACGACGGGGCCGTGCTGCTGCAGTTTGCCGGCGGGGCCAGCGGCGTGCTGGTAGCTACCCAGGTGGCGGCCGGCGAGGAAAACAACCTGCGCCTGCGCATCTACGGCGAAAAAGGCGGTCTGGAATGGCAGCAGGCCGACGCCAACACCCTGCTGGTGAAGTGGCCCGACCGGCCCACGGAAATTCGCCGCACGGGCGCGGGCTACCTCTGCGCCGCCGCCCGCCACAACAGCCGCATTCCGCCCGGCCACCCCGAGGGCTACCTCGAAGCCTTTGCCAACCTCTACCGCAACTTCGCCCTCACCCTGCGCGCCGACCTGGGCGGCCCGCCCGCCCCGCCCGAAGCTGCCGACTACCCCGGCATCCGGGACGGGCTGCGCGGCATGGCCTTCATCGAAACCGTCATTGCCTCAGGCCGCTCCGCGCAGAAGTGGACGGACTTCCCGGCTATTGAGAGCTTAGAACAGAGAACGTAG
- a CDS encoding gluconate 2-dehydrogenase subunit 3 family protein, with protein sequence MNRRDAVARVALLMGGTLIGADYFLSGCTADNDKKATTKAKTAPAKPEKLAEVLNAQQINLLNEVGETILPATKTPGAKEANVGGFMAVMVRDCYKPEEQKIFLDGLTKLEAAAKKSGGKDFLALDAAQRTTLLTALDKEMKQYEKAKTPEQPNHYFRMVKELTLLGFFTSEPGATKALRYLPVPGRYDGNVPYKKGDRAWATT encoded by the coding sequence ATGAACAGAAGAGACGCCGTAGCCCGCGTAGCCCTCCTCATGGGCGGCACGCTCATCGGGGCCGACTACTTCCTGTCCGGCTGCACCGCCGACAATGACAAGAAGGCCACTACAAAAGCTAAAACTGCTCCGGCCAAGCCCGAAAAGCTGGCCGAGGTGCTGAACGCCCAGCAGATCAACCTGCTTAATGAAGTAGGCGAAACCATCCTTCCGGCCACCAAAACCCCGGGGGCCAAGGAGGCCAACGTGGGCGGCTTCATGGCCGTGATGGTGCGCGACTGTTACAAGCCGGAAGAGCAGAAAATCTTCCTCGATGGCCTGACTAAGCTGGAAGCGGCGGCGAAGAAAAGCGGCGGCAAGGACTTTCTGGCCCTGGATGCCGCGCAGCGCACCACCCTGCTCACCGCCCTCGACAAGGAAATGAAGCAATACGAGAAGGCCAAAACCCCGGAGCAGCCCAACCACTACTTCCGCATGGTGAAGGAGCTGACGCTGCTGGGCTTCTTCACCTCCGAGCCCGGCGCCACCAAAGCCCTGCGCTACCTCCCCGTACCGGGCCGCTACGACGGCAACGTGCCCTACAAAAAAGGCGACCGGGCCTGGGCTACTACCTGA
- a CDS encoding GMC oxidoreductase — MEKNTYDAIVIGSGISGGMAAKELTEKGLKTLMLERGRNIEHIKDYVNANKNPWEFEHRGGKTQQMIKDHPVLSRDYTLNESNLDYWVNEKESPYVEAKPFDWFRGYHVGGRSLMWGRQSYRLSDYDFEANAKDGIAVDWPIRYKDLAPWYSHAEKFAGISGSRENLPQLPDGDFMPPMEMNIVEKDVAARLKKHYEHRRMIIGRTANITQNHNNRVSCQYRNKCWLGCPFGAYFSTQSATLPAAVATGNLTLRPFSIVTRILYDKDTKRAKGVEILDAETNQTYEYYAKIIFLNASALNSAWVLMNSATDVWPGGLGSSSGELGHNVMDHHFRAGASGEMPGYEDKYVYGRRANGIYVPRYRNLFGDKRDYIRGFGYQGGAGREGWGREIAEMNIGGDFKDALTEPGQWTMGIMGFGETLPYHDNQISLSKTEKDKWGLPVLVMDASIRDNEQKMRIDMMADAQEMLEKAGVKNVKTYNNGYTLGGGIHEMGTARMGRDPKTSVLNQYNQVWDAPNVYVTDGAAMTSAACQNPSLTYLALTARAVDHAVSELKKQNV; from the coding sequence ATGGAAAAGAACACGTATGACGCCATCGTCATTGGGTCCGGTATTTCGGGCGGCATGGCGGCCAAGGAGCTGACCGAGAAAGGCCTGAAAACCCTCATGCTGGAGCGGGGGCGCAACATTGAGCACATCAAGGATTACGTGAATGCCAACAAGAACCCGTGGGAGTTTGAGCACCGGGGCGGCAAAACGCAGCAGATGATTAAGGATCACCCGGTCCTGAGCCGCGACTACACGCTCAACGAAAGCAACCTCGACTACTGGGTAAACGAGAAGGAAAGCCCCTACGTGGAGGCCAAGCCCTTCGACTGGTTCCGGGGCTACCACGTGGGCGGCCGCTCCCTGATGTGGGGCCGGCAGTCGTATCGGCTGAGTGACTACGATTTTGAGGCCAACGCCAAGGACGGCATTGCCGTGGACTGGCCCATCCGCTACAAGGACCTGGCCCCGTGGTACAGCCACGCCGAGAAGTTTGCCGGCATCAGCGGCTCGCGCGAAAACTTGCCCCAGCTGCCCGACGGCGACTTTATGCCGCCCATGGAGATGAACATCGTGGAAAAGGACGTGGCGGCCCGCCTCAAAAAACACTACGAGCACCGCCGCATGATCATCGGCCGTACGGCCAACATCACCCAGAACCACAACAACCGCGTGAGCTGCCAGTACCGCAACAAGTGCTGGCTGGGCTGCCCATTTGGGGCGTATTTCAGCACGCAGTCGGCCACGCTGCCGGCGGCGGTGGCGACCGGCAACCTCACGCTGCGGCCGTTTTCCATCGTCACGCGCATCCTGTATGATAAGGACACCAAGCGGGCCAAGGGCGTGGAAATCCTGGACGCCGAAACCAACCAGACCTACGAGTACTACGCCAAAATAATCTTCCTGAACGCCTCGGCCCTGAACTCGGCCTGGGTGCTGATGAACTCGGCCACCGACGTGTGGCCCGGCGGCCTGGGCAGCAGCAGCGGCGAGCTGGGCCACAACGTGATGGACCACCACTTCCGGGCCGGGGCCTCCGGCGAAATGCCCGGCTACGAAGACAAATACGTGTACGGCCGCCGCGCCAACGGCATTTACGTGCCCCGCTACCGTAACCTGTTCGGCGATAAGCGCGACTACATCCGCGGCTTCGGCTACCAGGGCGGAGCCGGCCGCGAGGGCTGGGGCCGCGAAATTGCCGAGATGAACATCGGCGGCGACTTCAAGGATGCGCTGACCGAGCCGGGCCAGTGGACGATGGGCATCATGGGCTTTGGCGAAACCTTGCCCTACCACGACAACCAGATTTCGCTCTCCAAAACCGAGAAAGACAAGTGGGGCCTGCCGGTGCTGGTGATGGACGCCAGCATCCGCGACAACGAGCAGAAAATGCGCATCGACATGATGGCCGATGCCCAGGAAATGCTGGAAAAGGCCGGCGTGAAAAACGTGAAGACCTATAACAATGGCTACACGCTGGGCGGCGGCATCCACGAAATGGGCACCGCCCGCATGGGCCGCGACCCGAAAACCTCGGTGCTCAACCAGTACAACCAGGTCTGGGACGCCCCCAACGTGTACGTAACCGACGGCGCGGCCATGACCTCGGCGGCCTGCCAGAACCCGTCCCTCACCTACTTGGCTCTCACGGCCCGCGCCGTAGACCACGCCGTGAGCGAGCTGAAAAAACAGAACGTCTAA
- a CDS encoding sugar phosphate isomerase/epimerase family protein, translated as MLSRRAFVKSASVLSAGVLASPALLAKGQTDIGLQLYTLRDAMLKDPVGTLAQVAKMGYTTVEGATYTGSLKFYDMTPAAFAQALKKAGLRMPSSHYLLGEQQNNGQPTAGTILHGWDKAVDDAAQVGIKYMVCAWLTESERGSLDHYKLLAERLNKAGERCKKAGIQLCYHNHDFEFVAQDGKLPYDVLLTTDKNLVKMELDLYWATKAGHDPVALFSKNPGRFPLWHVKDMAKTPPHSFTEVGNGSIDFKRIFAQAKTAGLQHFFVEQDQTPGSPFDSIQQSISYIKRSLV; from the coding sequence ATGCTATCCAGACGTGCCTTTGTAAAGTCCGCCTCCGTGCTCTCCGCCGGCGTACTCGCCTCTCCCGCTTTGCTGGCCAAGGGCCAGACTGATATCGGCCTGCAGCTGTATACCCTGCGCGACGCCATGCTGAAAGACCCGGTGGGCACGCTGGCGCAGGTGGCCAAAATGGGCTACACCACCGTGGAAGGCGCTACCTACACGGGCAGCCTCAAGTTCTACGACATGACGCCGGCCGCTTTTGCCCAGGCGCTCAAAAAAGCCGGCCTGCGGATGCCCAGCAGCCATTACCTGCTGGGCGAGCAGCAGAACAACGGCCAGCCCACGGCCGGCACCATCCTGCACGGCTGGGATAAAGCCGTGGACGACGCGGCCCAGGTAGGCATCAAGTACATGGTGTGCGCCTGGCTCACCGAGTCGGAGCGCGGCAGCCTCGACCACTACAAGCTGCTGGCTGAGCGCCTGAACAAGGCCGGGGAGCGGTGCAAAAAGGCCGGCATCCAGCTCTGCTACCACAACCACGACTTCGAGTTTGTGGCCCAGGATGGCAAGCTGCCCTACGACGTGCTGCTCACCACCGACAAGAACCTGGTGAAGATGGAGCTGGACCTGTACTGGGCCACCAAAGCCGGCCACGACCCGGTGGCGCTGTTCAGCAAGAACCCCGGCCGCTTCCCGCTCTGGCACGTGAAGGACATGGCCAAAACGCCGCCGCACAGCTTCACAGAAGTCGGCAACGGCTCCATCGACTTCAAGCGCATCTTCGCCCAGGCCAAAACGGCGGGCCTCCAGCACTTCTTCGTGGAGCAGGACCAAACCCCCGGCTCGCCCTTCGACAGCATCCAGCAAAGCATCAGCTACATCAAGCGCAGCCTGGTGTAG
- a CDS encoding histidine phosphatase family protein: MSVKKIYLIRHGQTDFNVRGIVQGSGIDSSLNATGHQQAGRFHAAYAHLPFDRVYTSVLRRTHQSVQGFLDQQLPHEQHVALNEISWGTREGTRISPEEDEEYYGVLRQWTAGNTAARLPGGESPDEVAARQRPFIELLKTRPAEETVLVCMHGRAMRVLLCQLLNYPLRYMDAFDHRNLGLYQLHYSGSMFTVRSFLDVAHLQEPGQ, encoded by the coding sequence GTGAGCGTCAAAAAAATATACCTCATTCGGCACGGACAGACCGACTTCAACGTGCGCGGCATCGTGCAGGGCAGCGGTATCGACTCCAGCCTCAACGCCACCGGCCACCAGCAGGCCGGACGCTTCCACGCGGCTTACGCCCATCTGCCCTTCGACCGGGTGTACACCTCGGTGCTGCGCCGCACGCACCAGTCGGTGCAGGGTTTCCTCGACCAGCAGCTGCCCCACGAGCAGCACGTGGCCCTCAACGAAATCAGCTGGGGCACCCGCGAAGGCACCCGCATTTCGCCCGAGGAAGACGAGGAGTACTACGGCGTGCTGCGCCAGTGGACGGCCGGCAACACCGCCGCCCGCTTGCCCGGTGGCGAAAGCCCCGACGAAGTGGCCGCCCGCCAGCGCCCGTTTATTGAGCTGCTGAAAACGCGGCCGGCCGAGGAAACGGTGCTGGTGTGTATGCACGGCCGCGCCATGCGGGTGCTGCTGTGCCAGCTGCTCAACTACCCGCTGCGCTACATGGACGCCTTCGACCACCGCAACTTGGGGTTGTATCAGCTGCACTACTCAGGCTCGATGTTCACGGTGCGCAGCTTCTTGGATGTGGCGCATCTGCAGGAGCCCGGACAGTAG
- a CDS encoding hotdog fold thioesterase — MYPEYLSADLAQLNALCRNTLGEQLGIEITAVGERSLTGRMPVDRRTHQPMGLLHGGASVALAETLGSIGAQLQVDVRKKACVGLEINANHLKGVHSGYVVGHATALHVGRSTQVWEIRITHEETGVLVCVSRITMAVIDLPGGPQNPAA; from the coding sequence ATGTACCCCGAATACCTTTCAGCTGACCTGGCTCAACTCAACGCCTTATGCCGCAACACGCTGGGCGAGCAACTGGGCATTGAAATTACCGCCGTGGGAGAGCGAAGCCTCACCGGCCGCATGCCCGTCGACCGCCGCACGCACCAGCCGATGGGCCTGTTGCACGGCGGCGCCTCCGTAGCCTTGGCCGAAACGCTGGGCAGCATCGGGGCGCAGCTGCAGGTAGACGTACGCAAGAAAGCCTGTGTGGGGCTGGAAATCAACGCCAACCATCTCAAAGGCGTGCATTCGGGCTACGTGGTGGGCCACGCCACGGCTTTGCACGTGGGCCGCAGCACGCAGGTGTGGGAAATCCGCATCACCCACGAAGAAACCGGCGTGCTGGTGTGCGTCAGCCGCATCACCATGGCCGTCATCGACCTGCCCGGCGGCCCCCAGAACCCGGCCGCGTGA
- a CDS encoding chorismate-binding protein produces the protein MSSLQRLPWHPDLAPAARQRQLVALALSSGRPVALWRLPGASHARLCLSLRVEAAYVGLPPALEATSPAGFAFFPFQDSDQNPPLFLPADLFFDLAWPDEIQVSATAAARLPALRQQFMALPVEASLPWHVSPQPAPAAASQPEYEALVQTGVAAIASGQVQKVVSSRAVRRELPAGFDVLAAFEELQARYPNAFVSVVSAPGVGTWLGATPEVLAEVGADGVFRTMALAGTQPLLPGHRPSEAIWRQKEIEEQALVARYIVNCFKQLRLREYQETGPRTVAAGEVLHLRTDFAVDLRKVPFATLGTDMLRLLHPTSAVGGMPRQAALDFIARHEGYDRAYYSGFLGPVNLPDAGVARLYVNLRCLQLRPTEAILYAGTGLTVDSDPAREWQETELKLRTVGAILK, from the coding sequence GTGAGCAGCCTGCAGCGCCTGCCCTGGCACCCCGACCTCGCCCCGGCCGCCCGCCAGCGGCAGCTGGTAGCGCTGGCCCTGAGCAGCGGCCGGCCCGTGGCGCTGTGGCGGCTGCCCGGCGCCAGCCACGCCCGGCTCTGCCTGAGCTTGCGGGTGGAGGCCGCCTACGTGGGCTTGCCGCCGGCGCTGGAAGCCACGTCCCCGGCCGGTTTCGCCTTTTTTCCGTTCCAGGATTCCGATCAAAACCCGCCGCTGTTTCTGCCGGCCGACCTGTTTTTCGACCTGGCCTGGCCCGACGAAATCCAGGTCAGCGCCACGGCGGCAGCCCGGCTGCCGGCCCTGCGGCAGCAGTTTATGGCGTTGCCTGTTGAGGCTTCGCTGCCCTGGCACGTGAGCCCGCAGCCCGCCCCGGCGGCGGCCTCGCAGCCCGAGTATGAGGCGCTGGTGCAAACCGGCGTGGCGGCCATTGCCAGCGGGCAGGTGCAGAAAGTGGTGAGCAGCCGGGCCGTGCGGCGGGAGCTGCCCGCCGGGTTTGATGTACTGGCAGCCTTCGAGGAGCTTCAGGCGCGCTACCCCAACGCCTTTGTGTCGGTGGTGAGTGCGCCGGGCGTGGGCACCTGGCTGGGCGCCACGCCCGAGGTGCTGGCCGAGGTGGGCGCCGACGGCGTATTCCGGACAATGGCCCTGGCCGGCACGCAGCCGCTGCTGCCCGGCCACCGGCCCAGTGAGGCCATCTGGCGGCAGAAGGAAATCGAGGAGCAGGCCCTGGTGGCGCGCTACATCGTCAACTGCTTCAAGCAGCTGCGGCTGCGCGAGTACCAGGAAACCGGGCCGCGCACCGTGGCCGCCGGCGAGGTGTTGCACCTGCGCACCGACTTTGCCGTGGATTTGCGCAAGGTGCCCTTTGCCACGCTGGGCACCGATATGCTGCGGCTGTTGCACCCTACGTCGGCCGTGGGCGGCATGCCCCGGCAGGCGGCCCTCGACTTCATTGCCCGCCACGAAGGCTACGACCGGGCCTACTATAGCGGTTTCCTGGGCCCCGTAAACCTGCCCGACGCCGGCGTGGCCCGCCTCTATGTAAACCTGCGCTGCCTGCAACTGCGGCCCACCGAGGCCATCCTCTACGCCGGCACCGGCCTCACCGTCGACTCCGACCCGGCCCGCGAGTGGCAGGAAACCGAACTGAAGCTGCGCACCGTAGGAGCTATTCTGAAGTAA